The Deinococcus wulumuqiensis R12 genome has a window encoding:
- a CDS encoding ATP-dependent helicase: protein MEWTVEQQRIVEHGEGHALVFAVAGSGKTTTLVGRVRHLINHGKVRPGRILTTTFTREAGRSLREKLAEYPECAGVETLTLHALATRIVDRARQMGLTDLVIGEEHFSQRLFGEARKQWLADLTEDDREVAARLRQMTFKDFDTYLGIQKGNLRLPYVPQDLPAEAAALITEPQGGPDLYAQVYERHDELRRREGKLDFDDLIVAAWMLMSRFPALLQGIRAQWDYVSVDEFQDVNLAQSEMMDLVAGGCRSYMAIGDDDQTIYQWRGAHPRFILGFAKRYGAREYTLPANFRCPLGVIALADRVIAQNRVRAPKRLRGTREGNGVHVHAPRSGEAARVAIQALNEGRNPDDIVILLRTYAQSAEIEQVLLEERVPYRLIGAAPFYRRAEVTTLLAYIELALADLDVLAGRSLTTQRRERVQAHWKSVANRPSRYLRVADIERIARDAWRSGRTLATTLEAFAEGQPGHVAKPVAVLATWLGFLTEDMGTTPGRDVLLDFVGAIGYRDYLISTAPTTEFGEERAGMVDALAEMAQTRSLGELVTHLAQLHEQVRYEETLRKRSATEEPRLTIMTAFRAKGLEWPVVIVPDCTSAIYSSKPHADAAAGEEERRVFYVAMTRARQELHLVVGDDDDTTRFLEDVKYDRVVHQHDRLDGLLKRGPRSWSAGDTCEAAEILGHYEHEGFVQRWLNPEVRRVLLGRFQSLKAQPAIQASDLAAQELQRLLDLQKYAAHGPVTADGAEFSDWPDLDAVLRARRAGHSREGSQPETTSSAARTRGAQVDALGRTVASAPVTSLVVGDRVRHARFGDGEVLQVKQTGTQTEALIRFEAGTKRMSLEFARLEKLTN from the coding sequence ATGGAATGGACGGTCGAACAGCAGCGCATCGTGGAACACGGGGAAGGGCATGCCCTCGTATTCGCCGTTGCCGGAAGTGGAAAAACGACGACCCTGGTTGGACGTGTTCGGCACCTCATCAACCATGGGAAAGTTCGCCCTGGCCGCATCCTCACCACGACCTTCACGCGTGAAGCCGGCAGAAGCTTGCGTGAGAAACTGGCCGAATATCCGGAGTGCGCGGGTGTCGAAACACTGACCCTTCATGCCCTGGCGACCCGGATTGTGGACCGGGCACGTCAGATGGGACTCACCGACCTCGTCATCGGCGAGGAGCATTTCAGCCAGCGCCTTTTTGGCGAAGCGCGTAAACAGTGGCTGGCAGACCTGACCGAAGACGACCGTGAAGTCGCGGCCCGCCTGCGGCAGATGACTTTCAAGGATTTCGACACCTACCTTGGCATACAGAAGGGCAACCTGCGCTTGCCCTATGTCCCGCAGGATCTACCAGCGGAAGCCGCCGCCCTGATCACCGAGCCACAGGGCGGCCCTGACCTCTATGCACAGGTCTATGAGCGTCACGACGAATTGCGGCGGCGGGAAGGAAAACTCGATTTCGACGACCTGATCGTCGCGGCGTGGATGCTGATGAGTCGGTTCCCGGCCCTATTGCAAGGCATCCGCGCTCAATGGGACTACGTCAGCGTGGACGAGTTTCAGGACGTGAACCTCGCCCAGAGTGAAATGATGGACCTGGTGGCGGGCGGCTGCCGCTCCTACATGGCCATCGGTGACGACGACCAGACCATTTATCAGTGGCGTGGCGCCCATCCCCGTTTTATCCTCGGCTTCGCGAAGCGGTATGGCGCTCGGGAATACACCTTGCCCGCGAATTTCCGTTGCCCACTCGGTGTTATCGCGCTGGCCGACCGGGTCATCGCTCAGAACCGTGTCCGTGCGCCGAAGCGTCTGAGGGGGACTCGCGAAGGCAACGGCGTTCACGTCCATGCCCCCCGCAGTGGTGAGGCGGCGCGGGTGGCCATTCAGGCCCTGAACGAAGGGCGCAATCCGGACGACATCGTGATTTTGCTGCGGACCTACGCGCAATCCGCCGAAATTGAGCAGGTTCTCCTTGAAGAGCGAGTCCCCTACCGGCTGATCGGTGCCGCGCCCTTTTACCGCCGCGCCGAGGTCACCACACTGCTCGCCTATATCGAACTCGCGCTCGCGGATCTCGACGTGCTGGCCGGGCGTTCCCTGACGACTCAGCGCCGTGAGCGGGTGCAGGCCCACTGGAAAAGTGTCGCCAACCGACCCTCACGCTACCTGCGGGTCGCAGACATCGAACGGATCGCCCGGGATGCGTGGCGCTCGGGGCGTACGCTGGCGACCACATTGGAAGCGTTCGCCGAGGGGCAGCCGGGCCACGTCGCGAAGCCCGTCGCTGTCCTCGCAACCTGGCTTGGCTTCCTCACAGAGGACATGGGCACCACGCCGGGACGCGACGTCCTCCTGGACTTCGTCGGAGCCATCGGCTACCGCGACTACCTGATCAGCACGGCCCCTACGACCGAGTTCGGTGAGGAGAGGGCCGGTATGGTCGACGCTTTGGCCGAAATGGCGCAGACCCGCTCACTGGGGGAACTCGTCACCCACCTCGCTCAGTTGCACGAACAGGTCCGCTACGAAGAGACGCTGCGTAAACGTTCGGCGACCGAGGAGCCAAGACTCACGATCATGACGGCTTTCAGGGCCAAAGGCCTGGAGTGGCCTGTCGTCATCGTCCCGGATTGCACGTCGGCCATTTACAGCAGCAAGCCTCACGCGGACGCGGCAGCGGGGGAAGAGGAGCGGCGCGTGTTTTACGTCGCCATGACCCGCGCACGGCAAGAGTTGCACTTGGTTGTGGGCGATGACGACGACACCACGCGCTTCCTCGAAGACGTGAAGTATGACCGGGTCGTCCACCAGCATGACCGCTTGGATGGTCTGCTCAAACGCGGGCCACGGAGTTGGTCAGCAGGAGATACGTGCGAGGCAGCAGAAATCCTCGGGCACTACGAGCACGAAGGGTTCGTGCAGCGCTGGTTGAATCCCGAAGTACGCCGTGTCCTCCTCGGCCGCTTTCAGAGTCTGAAAGCGCAGCCTGCCATACAGGCCAGCGATCTGGCGGCTCAGGAACTTCAGCGGCTGCTTGACCTGCAGAAGTACGCTGCTCATGGCCCCGTGACGGCAGACGGGGCAGAGTTCAGCGATTGGCCGGATCTTGACGCTGTGCTCCGTGCCCGGCGCGCAGGACACAGCCGGGAAGGCAGTCAGCCGGAAACGACCTCGTCGGCCGCCCGAACGCGAGGGGCACAGGTCGATGCACTGGGCCGGACAGTGGCGTCCGCTCCTGTGACGTCACTGGTGGTCGGCGACCGGGTCAGGCATGCCCGGTTCGGTGATGGGGAAGTGCTGCAAGTGAAGCAGACGGGAACGCAGACCGAGGCCCTAATCCGCTTCGAAGCAGGAACGAAGCGGATGTCCCTCGAATTTGCCCGCCTGGAGAAACTCACCAACTGA
- a CDS encoding RecQ family ATP-dependent DNA helicase — translation MSPLLRRVLDYLRMHGPQTEEDLLEHFDLKRSLLTRLLKASRSQLRQQGEYLFIPGQEERVAELHGVPKEHITSYIIIDTETTSVDRAEARLLEVAALRIENGKLAGQLQLLVAGARVPRNVAELTGIQQDELDREGQPLAQVLQQLSQFIGQLPLVGHNAQAFDVPLLRRLYREQGLPFHVPFVLDTMLLAPLAFAGEQPPVESFSLEGLHARFCGEVHDDAHRALADCAATARLLDVMIARLQNRPDDQRQLLSVLPVPELALAFSPAPITRKDLESLSSQVAAAATDVSAVWSHGREPRTISDMLPTPRPGQMDMADAVAKTLRGPGRVVVEAPTGTGKTRAYLYPALLHGRPGRPVVISTHTKQLQDQIVSEARDLKDQGFKIQVVALKGQSNYICPERLQLLLTRRHRPVQPVEEKDESPSSSAEQEPPVAPEESTQPTAELPEELRLGHLIMSPGQARAAALLALHVQSGEYGAVPPSALTRSPEYQQVKIITSTVAKRCRPACPFSTACSYHRTQALVKQAQVVVVNHALLLRNQLDGLEQEELPFGRVIIDEAHDLQDAALAALRLEIGSDAVLSVAREFFRRTQGEPAGLLASIERAARQAKDLQLATYSQKASTAFDLLVGRVDAWQAALRAFALQFGQGSEAFGFQAAIDSLPMQSAEWRAVVHASEDLINSLKYCAGFIPSLAEHSAYRMDLEELQARLNKQIETLGTLLKRGLPGAYVYAAQAHEDSASLWAVPLWLSSRLEELWKKTDSLVFTSATLRVPGTWPAKNGSGEPEDFGVFERDLAIPTAEYMVLPPVLPYDKGHVVLTNHLPLVHHPDFPNMVGQEINNLVSQTPNQALHIFTANERLRRASRQIKQPHLNAVRDGTQRTVQELRQGEESHALGSAGFLQGVDIADLTLVSLDKTPFPIPDLILEAQRRDVKDFETYWNTLYLPRAVLKFVQGFGRLVRNDRQNLPPGAFVVWDKRLAFAHYQDRFLGALPIPPQNVKRARNRQDFYDQLSLLWNRPLIFGELVAPKLQAIHRYREELVGLQEPARKRKLEDALVELFEFPPGGFREGQYEGIVAALEGIDVLSVMPTGAGKSLVFQLPAFLGESYTVVISPLVALIQDQVSRLQQLGLPAAGLWSGLSRAEQDSTLEDVRTGKVKLLYLAPERIRKGAAVRKLLQQQPPERVVFDEAHTLLEWGHDFRPDYLHVRQELADLGVKGAVSAFTATATPEMRRKLIQVLGMDGPERTQLGVKRKNLYYEVVDVTAKKGRPRKAPEDEKVKKVSRDEVLLTMLAGLKTNPDTRDGRTIVYVGSRAKAERLAAMIGEIGIEVAAYHAGLSPAVRTELLDQFQARLIRVMVATNAFGMGVDAPDIHLVVHYDAPLSLESYVQEAGRAGRDPNIQARAVLLWSSGSERRAKYLIDHSYPDKAQAQRLLDLIKNGHSFPTLSELGACEGVDLNTLPTLLHLLEVSGAIRYRYVPGLCRVYPYYGVDLPDDPVVQDLVQRTKVEPVHLSRLYRKSAAAIEDHLIELQREGRLGVMLLEPALDIELRQDRIEYTGYEERVQTLKRAKHERFRELTKVLLNRQVCRSAQLQYHFEHRGEKCGNCDVCAPHKPAPWDGNELDFDSLWNPRKELLRLLAHLEKHEHFVGKGTLVRILRNEEVKAFQNAQEGVSAPKPFHWKEREAPNFGKLRFIRPQDIRSDLDKLCEEGLTQVEQRIFRAGGQPLPVVVLTDQGRKAAKAWGGS, via the coding sequence ATGTCTCCGCTCCTGCGCCGCGTCCTCGATTACCTCCGGATGCATGGTCCGCAAACGGAGGAAGACCTGCTTGAGCACTTCGACTTGAAGCGTTCACTGCTTACCCGTCTCCTCAAAGCAAGCCGAAGTCAGTTGCGTCAGCAGGGCGAATACCTGTTCATTCCAGGGCAGGAAGAGCGCGTCGCGGAGTTGCATGGTGTGCCCAAAGAGCACATCACTTCTTACATCATCATCGATACCGAGACGACTTCCGTCGACCGTGCGGAGGCGCGCCTCCTGGAAGTCGCAGCACTCCGGATCGAAAATGGGAAGCTCGCAGGGCAACTCCAACTGCTCGTTGCTGGTGCACGCGTGCCCCGTAACGTTGCCGAATTGACTGGCATCCAACAAGACGAACTGGACCGTGAAGGTCAACCGCTCGCTCAAGTCCTGCAGCAGTTGAGCCAGTTCATCGGCCAGCTTCCGTTGGTCGGTCACAACGCTCAGGCCTTCGACGTGCCTTTGCTCAGGCGCCTGTACCGCGAGCAAGGTCTGCCCTTCCACGTTCCGTTTGTGTTGGACACCATGCTGCTGGCCCCTCTTGCGTTCGCCGGTGAGCAGCCGCCCGTTGAAAGTTTCAGTCTCGAAGGACTGCATGCTCGCTTCTGCGGAGAGGTTCACGACGATGCTCACCGTGCACTAGCGGACTGTGCAGCGACGGCGCGGTTGCTCGACGTCATGATCGCACGCCTGCAAAACCGGCCTGACGACCAACGCCAACTCCTCTCGGTTCTGCCCGTTCCGGAACTTGCTCTGGCATTTTCACCAGCCCCCATTACGCGAAAGGACTTGGAAAGTCTCTCGTCCCAGGTGGCCGCCGCCGCGACAGACGTCAGTGCAGTTTGGAGTCACGGCCGTGAGCCACGGACCATCAGCGACATGCTCCCGACCCCACGACCTGGTCAGATGGACATGGCCGACGCCGTCGCAAAGACACTCAGAGGTCCGGGCCGAGTGGTCGTCGAAGCGCCAACCGGCACCGGAAAAACCAGAGCCTACCTCTATCCGGCACTGCTTCATGGACGACCCGGCCGGCCTGTCGTGATCAGCACGCATACCAAACAACTGCAGGATCAGATCGTCAGTGAAGCGCGCGACCTCAAGGATCAGGGGTTCAAAATTCAGGTGGTCGCCCTCAAAGGTCAGAGCAATTACATCTGCCCGGAGCGGCTCCAACTGCTGCTCACCCGGCGTCACCGTCCTGTGCAGCCGGTCGAGGAGAAAGATGAATCTCCTTCTTCATCAGCCGAACAGGAGCCGCCCGTTGCTCCAGAAGAGTCAACCCAACCCACAGCAGAGTTGCCCGAAGAGCTTCGACTTGGTCACCTCATCATGTCGCCAGGACAGGCCAGAGCCGCCGCACTCCTCGCGCTTCATGTGCAGTCGGGAGAGTATGGCGCCGTTCCCCCCAGCGCCCTGACCCGCTCACCCGAGTACCAGCAGGTCAAGATCATCACTTCGACGGTGGCCAAACGCTGCCGCCCGGCCTGTCCTTTCTCGACCGCCTGCTCTTACCACCGCACTCAGGCTCTGGTGAAGCAGGCCCAAGTGGTCGTGGTCAATCATGCCCTTCTCCTGCGCAACCAGTTGGACGGACTTGAGCAAGAAGAGCTGCCTTTTGGGCGCGTGATCATCGACGAGGCACACGACCTGCAAGACGCGGCCCTCGCCGCCCTGCGTCTGGAAATCGGCAGCGACGCGGTGCTCAGTGTTGCCCGTGAGTTCTTCCGTCGCACGCAGGGTGAACCTGCTGGCCTGCTGGCAAGCATCGAGCGAGCGGCCCGGCAGGCGAAAGATCTGCAACTCGCAACCTATTCACAGAAAGCCTCGACGGCATTTGACTTGCTCGTCGGTCGGGTCGATGCCTGGCAAGCAGCCCTGCGGGCGTTCGCATTGCAGTTCGGTCAGGGCAGCGAAGCCTTTGGATTTCAGGCAGCCATCGACAGCCTGCCGATGCAAAGCGCCGAGTGGCGGGCCGTCGTCCACGCTTCAGAGGACCTCATCAACAGCCTCAAGTACTGTGCAGGTTTCATCCCTTCACTCGCGGAACACTCGGCTTACCGCATGGACCTTGAGGAACTTCAAGCTCGACTGAACAAGCAGATCGAGACGCTGGGGACGCTGCTCAAGCGGGGGCTTCCCGGTGCTTACGTCTATGCTGCACAGGCCCATGAAGACAGCGCTTCACTGTGGGCGGTCCCCCTGTGGCTGTCTTCGCGACTCGAAGAATTGTGGAAAAAGACGGACAGCTTGGTCTTTACCAGTGCAACGCTGCGTGTTCCAGGAACCTGGCCTGCCAAGAACGGGAGCGGTGAGCCGGAGGACTTCGGTGTGTTCGAACGCGACCTGGCTATCCCGACAGCGGAGTACATGGTGTTGCCCCCCGTGCTGCCTTACGACAAGGGGCACGTTGTCCTGACCAATCACCTTCCCCTCGTGCACCACCCTGACTTCCCGAACATGGTGGGTCAGGAGATCAATAACCTTGTTTCGCAAACGCCGAATCAGGCACTGCACATCTTCACGGCGAACGAACGCCTCCGCCGGGCCAGCCGTCAGATCAAGCAGCCGCACCTCAACGCGGTGCGCGACGGAACCCAGCGCACGGTGCAGGAACTGCGTCAGGGTGAAGAGTCGCATGCCCTCGGATCAGCCGGATTCCTGCAAGGGGTCGATATCGCCGACCTGACTTTGGTCAGTCTCGATAAGACCCCTTTTCCTATTCCTGATCTCATCCTCGAAGCTCAGCGGCGCGACGTCAAAGATTTCGAAACGTATTGGAACACCCTGTACCTCCCACGTGCCGTACTGAAGTTCGTGCAGGGGTTCGGCCGACTGGTGCGCAACGACCGTCAGAACCTTCCCCCCGGTGCTTTCGTCGTTTGGGACAAGAGGCTGGCTTTCGCCCATTACCAGGACCGTTTCCTGGGAGCCTTACCGATCCCGCCGCAAAACGTGAAGCGGGCCCGCAACCGTCAAGACTTTTACGACCAGCTCAGCCTGCTGTGGAACCGCCCGCTGATTTTCGGTGAACTTGTTGCCCCGAAATTGCAGGCGATTCACCGCTACCGTGAAGAGTTGGTGGGGCTTCAGGAACCTGCCCGGAAACGCAAGCTTGAAGACGCTCTGGTAGAGCTTTTCGAATTTCCCCCCGGCGGCTTCCGTGAGGGCCAGTACGAAGGTATCGTCGCTGCTCTGGAGGGCATCGACGTGCTCTCGGTGATGCCGACGGGCGCCGGGAAGAGTCTGGTGTTCCAGTTACCGGCTTTTCTCGGGGAGAGCTACACCGTGGTCATCTCTCCGCTGGTCGCCCTGATTCAGGACCAGGTGAGCCGCCTGCAGCAACTCGGTCTGCCGGCAGCCGGTCTTTGGAGTGGGCTCTCGCGCGCTGAGCAGGACAGCACCTTGGAAGACGTCCGCACTGGGAAGGTCAAACTGCTGTATCTGGCGCCGGAAAGAATCCGTAAGGGCGCGGCGGTTCGCAAGCTCCTGCAGCAGCAGCCTCCTGAACGAGTCGTATTCGATGAAGCTCATACCCTGCTCGAATGGGGGCATGACTTCCGTCCCGACTACCTGCATGTTCGCCAGGAGCTCGCCGACCTGGGCGTGAAAGGGGCAGTGAGCGCCTTTACCGCCACCGCGACGCCCGAGATGCGCCGCAAGCTTATTCAGGTGCTCGGTATGGACGGTCCCGAACGTACCCAACTCGGCGTGAAGCGTAAGAACCTTTACTACGAAGTCGTGGACGTGACGGCCAAGAAGGGAAGGCCCCGGAAAGCGCCTGAAGACGAGAAGGTCAAGAAGGTCAGCCGCGACGAGGTTCTGCTCACCATGCTCGCGGGGCTCAAGACCAACCCCGACACCCGGGACGGCCGCACCATCGTCTATGTCGGCAGCCGCGCCAAAGCCGAGCGGCTGGCAGCGATGATCGGTGAGATCGGCATCGAGGTAGCGGCTTACCACGCTGGCCTTTCCCCAGCAGTCCGCACCGAACTGCTCGACCAGTTCCAGGCACGGCTGATTCGCGTCATGGTGGCGACCAACGCCTTCGGGATGGGCGTGGACGCGCCGGACATTCATTTGGTGGTGCACTACGACGCCCCGCTGTCACTGGAAAGTTACGTCCAGGAAGCCGGACGTGCAGGACGCGACCCGAATATTCAGGCGCGGGCGGTCCTGCTGTGGAGCAGCGGCAGCGAACGCCGGGCGAAATACCTGATCGACCACAGTTACCCGGACAAGGCGCAGGCGCAGAGGCTCCTCGACCTCATCAAAAACGGGCACTCTTTCCCGACCCTTTCCGAACTCGGTGCCTGCGAGGGCGTGGACCTGAATACCCTGCCCACCCTGCTCCACCTGCTTGAGGTCAGTGGAGCCATTCGCTACCGCTACGTACCGGGCCTGTGCCGCGTCTACCCCTACTACGGCGTCGACCTGCCAGACGACCCTGTGGTGCAGGACTTGGTGCAGCGCACGAAAGTGGAACCCGTACACCTCTCGCGCCTTTACCGTAAAAGCGCGGCAGCTATCGAAGACCATCTGATCGAACTCCAACGCGAAGGCCGCCTCGGCGTCATGCTGCTCGAGCCCGCACTTGACATCGAGCTTCGGCAGGACCGCATCGAGTACACCGGCTACGAAGAAAGAGTGCAGACCCTGAAACGCGCGAAACATGAACGTTTCCGCGAACTCACCAAGGTGCTGCTCAACCGTCAGGTCTGCCGTAGCGCTCAGCTGCAGTACCACTTCGAGCATCGCGGAGAAAAATGTGGGAACTGTGACGTCTGCGCGCCGCACAAGCCTGCACCATGGGATGGAAACGAATTGGATTTCGACAGCCTCTGGAACCCGCGTAAGGAACTGCTGCGGCTGCTCGCGCACCTCGAAAAGCACGAGCACTTTGTCGGCAAGGGCACCCTGGTGCGTATTCTGCGCAACGAAGAGGTGAAGGCTTTTCAGAACGCCCAGGAAGGCGTTTCCGCCCCCAAGCCCTTTCATTGGAAGGAGCGGGAAGCCCCGAACTTCGGGAAGTTGAGGTTCATCCGGCCACAGGACATCCGCAGTGACCTCGACAAGTTGTGTGAAGAAGGCCTGACGCAAGTCGAGCAGCGGATTTTCCGCGCGGGTGGACAGCCCCTGCCCGTGGTCGTGCTGACAGACCAGGGCCGTAAAGCCGCCAAAGCCTGGGGAGGCTCATGA
- a CDS encoding helix-turn-helix transcriptional regulator: MTVTRKRGQGQRLLRLIRLLQQDAFDSTTLADSLACTQQEIQRDLRLLRSEGWNVQETSRRPKRYFLAPESVGEPDPVRAVITHALLRMLHHHAPTPSRVYHRAALELSEALPEKLRAGVPLHEPQGDTPRILETLAAAWCWGQAVEFTYRKPGGEPRKGVGDIAYMEINRTNLDWYVFIRRRGQDKVKTFHLSRFTDAVRRQDDFSPDLSFDPRCELDGAWGIIGGHDSCVITLRFPPEALAWVTHRRWPGQVTSSLDGEHYRLTLRAPLNHQQLPVEVLAWIRGWGPRVEVISPDWVRALWLAEAQALLDRYSQK, translated from the coding sequence TTGACCGTCACCCGCAAACGGGGCCAGGGCCAACGTCTTCTGCGCCTTATTCGTCTGTTGCAACAAGATGCCTTCGACTCGACCACCCTTGCCGACTCCCTGGCATGCACCCAGCAGGAAATTCAGCGTGACCTCCGGCTTCTGCGTTCCGAAGGCTGGAATGTGCAAGAGACTTCAAGGCGACCCAAACGCTATTTTCTCGCCCCAGAAAGCGTGGGCGAACCTGACCCGGTGCGTGCGGTCATCACCCATGCCTTGTTACGGATGCTGCATCACCATGCCCCTACGCCCAGCCGCGTCTACCACCGCGCCGCCTTGGAACTGAGTGAGGCGCTGCCTGAGAAGCTGCGTGCAGGAGTGCCGCTGCACGAGCCGCAGGGGGATACGCCCCGAATTTTGGAGACGCTGGCGGCGGCTTGGTGCTGGGGTCAGGCCGTGGAGTTCACCTACCGAAAACCCGGTGGCGAGCCGAGAAAAGGTGTGGGCGATATCGCGTACATGGAAATCAACCGCACCAATCTGGACTGGTACGTGTTCATTCGGCGCAGGGGACAAGACAAAGTCAAGACCTTTCACCTGTCGCGCTTCACCGACGCTGTTCGGCGGCAGGATGACTTCAGCCCCGATCTCTCCTTTGACCCGCGCTGTGAACTCGACGGAGCGTGGGGCATCATCGGCGGCCACGACTCCTGTGTCATCACGCTGCGGTTTCCCCCGGAGGCTCTGGCTTGGGTGACGCACCGCCGCTGGCCTGGTCAGGTAACCTCCTCACTTGACGGCGAACACTACCGTCTGACCCTGCGTGCTCCCCTCAACCACCAGCAGTTGCCCGTCGAAGTTCTGGCGTGGATTCGTGGATGGGGACCGAGAGTAGAAGTGATCTCGCCGGACTGGGTGCGTGCACTGTGGTTGGCTGAAGCCCAGGCATTGCTTGACCGATACAGTCAGAAATAA
- a CDS encoding endonuclease/exonuclease/phosphatase family protein encodes MLTTVAAAAPMNLKVMTYNIRYDEPKDPFVWDERLAPLSELIVSQQPDVLGVQEALRYQVSDLAKKLQDYAWVGVGRGPDNPKMEYSEKAGEFNPIFYRKDRFEALGSGTFWLSATPDKAGSFGPGFGLPRISTWAKLHEKTTGKTFFAFNTHLPYESGERGRRDRRFALQTLLSKLSGMAGSQSVILTGDFNSDSADAGERTAVHSLLEKGFQDAARAPKRSGPDNTFYGFEVNNKNGARLDYIWVSRAPAVTLNSYRVLDNNNGKYYFSDHLPVVAEVTLP; translated from the coding sequence TTGCTTACCACCGTAGCTGCCGCTGCCCCCATGAATCTGAAGGTCATGACCTATAACATCCGCTACGACGAGCCTAAGGATCCCTTCGTCTGGGATGAGCGCCTCGCCCCACTGTCGGAGCTAATCGTCAGCCAGCAACCTGATGTGCTTGGCGTACAGGAAGCCCTGCGATACCAGGTGAGCGACCTGGCCAAGAAATTGCAGGATTACGCCTGGGTAGGAGTGGGCCGTGGGCCGGACAACCCCAAAATGGAATACTCCGAAAAGGCGGGGGAGTTCAACCCGATTTTCTATCGCAAAGACCGCTTCGAGGCCCTTGGCAGTGGCACTTTCTGGCTTTCCGCCACCCCGGATAAGGCCGGATCGTTCGGGCCGGGTTTCGGCCTGCCGCGCATCAGTACCTGGGCCAAACTACATGAAAAGACCACTGGCAAGACTTTCTTCGCTTTCAATACCCATTTGCCCTACGAAAGTGGCGAGCGTGGTCGGCGGGATCGCCGTTTCGCCTTGCAAACGCTGCTGAGCAAACTCTCCGGCATGGCGGGCAGCCAGAGCGTCATCCTGACCGGCGATTTCAACAGTGACAGCGCGGACGCTGGGGAACGAACTGCCGTTCACTCGCTCTTGGAAAAAGGCTTTCAGGATGCGGCCCGCGCTCCCAAGCGAAGCGGACCGGACAACACCTTCTACGGCTTTGAAGTCAACAACAAAAATGGAGCGCGACTCGACTACATCTGGGTCAGCCGCGCTCCAGCCGTGACGCTGAACAGTTACCGGGTACTGGACAACAACAACGGGAAGTATTACTTCTCCGACCACCTGCCTGTTGTCGCTGAAGTAACCCTGCCCTGA
- a CDS encoding LamG domain-containing protein: MTMSVWVKPGEQRGYADFFTKGDWNVLKTDAKNGSISFFTGGWRRGETELAQPKDWEGNWHHLVGVVEGQEARLYLDGKLVQESEVEGELKYTSFPWNLGRNAEEPKGRGFTGTMDEVRIYPFALTSAEVAQLYTITQK; encoded by the coding sequence ATGACCATGAGCGTTTGGGTCAAGCCCGGCGAGCAGCGCGGTTACGCCGACTTCTTTACCAAGGGTGACTGGAACGTACTCAAGACAGACGCCAAAAACGGCTCAATCTCCTTTTTCACGGGGGGCTGGCGTCGTGGTGAAACCGAGCTGGCTCAACCCAAGGACTGGGAAGGCAACTGGCACCACTTGGTCGGTGTGGTGGAGGGTCAGGAAGCCCGTCTGTACCTGGACGGTAAGCTGGTTCAGGAAAGCGAAGTCGAAGGCGAGTTGAAGTACACCTCTTTCCCCTGGAACCTGGGCCGCAACGCTGAGGAACCCAAGGGCCGCGGCTTTACCGGCACGATGGACGAAGTGCGGATCTATCCCTTCGCGCTGACCAGCGCTGAAGTCGCGCAGCTCTACACCATCACCCAGAAATAA
- a CDS encoding metallophosphoesterase family protein, whose product MSLTRRSILKTAPFLAGLPLLGRAEAQSAATDRPDLIVAHLTDIHFGVDLLDKDRLKPGVSAQGLVATIRHAQAQGAQLILQGGDLLAEAFNKPADVVRPQIEGAVKVFAQEAKVPVRHAIGNHDIWGWDKKSSGTTGNEPLWGKKWIMQALKMDKPYYSFDQGKWHFVVLDDIQPGEDRDYVVKLDSDQMSWLKDDLAANAQKPTALLSHAPIFAVTPFLDGSNNLSGDWKVSGSLMHLDAPRLKSLFKKNPQVKLTLSGHTHLIDQVLLAGVVYANDGAVSAGSWYNNIQDTAPGYGLIKLWNDGRVKVEYVPSGFSLG is encoded by the coding sequence ATGAGCCTGACCCGCCGTTCCATCTTGAAGACCGCGCCGTTTCTTGCCGGACTGCCGCTGCTGGGCCGTGCCGAAGCGCAGAGCGCAGCCACCGACAGACCCGACCTGATCGTGGCCCACCTGACCGATATCCACTTCGGCGTCGATCTGCTTGACAAAGACCGCCTCAAGCCCGGTGTCTCTGCTCAGGGCTTGGTAGCCACCATTCGCCATGCCCAGGCACAGGGTGCTCAGCTCATTTTGCAAGGCGGTGACCTGCTGGCCGAGGCGTTCAACAAGCCCGCCGATGTCGTGCGTCCGCAGATCGAAGGGGCGGTCAAAGTATTTGCGCAGGAAGCCAAGGTGCCCGTGCGTCACGCCATCGGCAACCACGACATCTGGGGCTGGGACAAAAAGAGCAGCGGCACCACCGGCAACGAGCCGCTGTGGGGCAAAAAGTGGATCATGCAGGCGTTGAAGATGGACAAGCCCTATTACAGCTTCGATCAGGGCAAGTGGCATTTCGTGGTGCTGGACGATATTCAGCCCGGTGAGGACCGTGACTATGTCGTCAAGCTCGACAGCGACCAGATGAGCTGGCTCAAGGACGACCTCGCGGCGAATGCCCAGAAGCCCACCGCCTTGCTGTCACACGCGCCGATCTTTGCCGTCACGCCCTTTTTGGACGGCTCGAACAACCTCAGCGGCGACTGGAAGGTCAGCGGCAGCCTGATGCACCTTGACGCGCCACGCCTCAAGTCCCTCTTCAAGAAAAATCCGCAGGTCAAGCTGACCCTCTCCGGACATACCCACCTGATCGATCAGGTGCTGCTGGCGGGGGTCGTTTACGCCAACGATGGAGCCGTATCGGCGGGGTCCTGGTACAACAACATTCAGGACACCGCGCCGGGCTACGGCCTGATCAAGCTGTGGAACGATGGGCGCGTCAAGGTGGAGTACGTGCCGAGTGGCTTCAGCCTGGGCTGA